The nucleotide sequence TCTTCAGCATCCATGTCCGTCATGATCACCGTGAATGCAAACAGCACGCCATCCTGGACGGTTAGCAACACTTCCCTTGTCAGCCACTCGGACGTATCCAGTGTCAGCAACACAAGCGGCATGGAAGCCTATCTTCAAAAAATAGCTCATTTGGATGAAGGCCTTTACAAGGACTTCTATGGACTTTGGATCACGCTCATGGTCATAAACTTCCTCATTTTCCTGGTATGTAAATTTAATTTCTGAATTAGCATATTTTCTGATTGTTTTGTTGACGAGAGCATCTCCAATTTCAGGTGGGCATGGTGCTCAACACGTTGGCTCTTTATGTGTTCTGTTTCCGCACCAAGCAAAAAAGCTCCTCGGTGATCTTCACCATCAATCTGGCCGTGACTGACCTGTTGGTCAATCTCTCCCTGCCGACACGGATCCTGCTTTACTACAGCGGAGGGGCTTGCCTGACTTGCTCCTACTTGCACGTCTTCAGCTACTTTGTCAATATGTATTGCAGCATCCTTTTCCTCACCTGCATATGTGTGGATCGATATCTCGCCATAGTGCAGGTGAGTCTGCCGACAAAAGCCGTAGTTGGGGGAAAGAATTTTCTTAACCCTGTAAAGCCTGAAATGTTTAATATTTGATAatcaaaattactttttttttttttaaatgagcttTAATTGCTTCTtctgaaatatatatatttttttttatcaaaaatCGATTTCCAGGTAAaacatttaatctttttttgtgGTCACAATAACCAAATGTCAAAATGTTAGTGGCTTACAATAACGCTGGtccagattttattttatttttttaaatcagagacAAGTAAAGGTTAgttaggtggattttttttctgaaacaccATAATagtaaatcacaaaaaaaaagaaaatatctcaaaaacctgatgtgtaaaaaaataaaattaaacatttgtttgttttgttttgtttaaatcaGCATTAAAAATTCAATTTAGGGACACTTCTAgccatctctgattaaaaaaaaaaattaactagtgTAATAAATAGACTTTTCAGCAACAAAAACTTTGTGTTGTCTTTGAACACTTAGGCCTAGTACGTTACTGTACATTATATTAAAACGGCATTTGTGAGGTGATAGTTGGTCTgagtggcggctcggtggcgcactgggtagcacgtccgcctcacagttaggagggtgtgggttcgattccacctccggccctccctgtgcggagtttgcatgttctccccgagcccgcgtgggttttctccgggcactccggtttcctcccacatcccaaaaacatgcttggtaggccgattgatcactccaaattgtccctaggtgtgagtgcgagtgtgaatggttgtttgtctctgtgtgccctgcgattggctggcaaccggttcagggtgtcccccgcctactgcccgatgacagctgggataggctccagcacgcccgcgacccccgtggggactaagcggttcagaaaatggatggatggatggatagttggtCTGAATTATTTAAGAATCAGATTTATTCTAACTATCTGCTTAATAAAAGCATTAACTGTCATGTCCTTGCAGGTTGAAGCATCTCGTCGGtggcgcaactgcaccgtggctaaatgcgtgtgtgtctgcgtgtggctTTTCGCCATCGTGGTCACTTACTCCTTCCTGTCCACGGCCTTCCAACATACAGGCTGCTTCTTCTCCAAGCTCCTCTTCCTCACCCTCACCGAGTTCTTTCTACCCCTCGTCGTCATCGTTGTGTTCACCTTGCGGATCGTATGGGCGCTTTCCGATCAACGCCTAATGCAGCAAAGCAGGTACAACCTAAATTCTGCCTCCATTTTGTTAATATAAAAGGTCAGTAGATTGTGTCGTATCTGTGCAGGAAGAGACGAAGGAGGGCCATCCAGCTGCTGACCACAGTGCTGATCATCTTCACCGTCTGCTTCACGCCATTCCACGTACGACAGGTAGAGCTGGCACGCTCTTATCAATATCAAAAGTCGAACAAATATTGAATTGTGCGTCTATCACGTAGGTAGTGGTGCATTTCTACCCCGATATGCCTCACCAAGCCATCGTCTACCATTTGACCGTCACGCTCAGCAGCCTGAATAGCTGCATGGATCCCGTGGTCTACTGCTTTGTCACAAACAACTTCCAGGTATATGGATTTGAAAACTTTTTTTATCATTATCAATGTGAGATGGAAagtaaaaaaattaaagatGGAAATAATGTAGTTGCATAATTTCGCACACCCCAGGACAGGTTTTCCCCCAAAATTAAAGCAGTCTTTATTGAGTAAATTAGTTATAACAAAGTTTTACTTTCCCGCGCAGGCGACAATGAGGAATATTTTCCGCCGTGCCGAGGCCGAGCAAAGCAGCGGTGATATCATCAGCATGCAGCACAGCTCCAAGGCCTCAGGAGGGGAGGCTGCCACCGCTGTCCCTAATAATGTGATCATGATGAGCACCATTCCCTCTTCACCACAGAAAGGCACTGAAGGGATTCACAAATTGTAAATCACATGAGGAATTTACAGCATCAACTGTGGGACAGCTAGCATATTGGACATCATTGAACAGAATTGATAAAACGAATACAATTCATCATTGAGATGATAAGGACTCGCTTCTGGCTTGACATTTTACATTGCAGAAGGAAGCAAAGCGGGAGGACTTTAATGGTCACAAATCAAATGTTGCCATTAACAAAGGAGCTCGATGGGAATGAGAAAGAGGGATGAAATACAGCAATTTTAAAATGAGACAGACTACACCTGTCACTGTTTGGAGAAATCATTTTATGGCTTGGATTACCTCAGAAGAGTTCAAGACAGCGCCAAGGAACAATGATGCTTTTTGAACAGCAGAGGGCAGCATTGCTGGGAGAAACATTCTGTAGAGCTTTTGATATATTGTTCTGTGCAACACTTTTAACAAACTACCTGTCATAAACGCCACATAAAGGGTCCATTCAGCTTTAAAAAAGCACTTTGAGGTGGATTTTTTTCGATTCCAATGACGTTTTACCGTTTTGGACAGGGAGGAATTTCAAAATTCGCAAAATACCCAAATCTGACACACTGGGCTTCAAGTCAGAAATTAATGAAGCAAATATTGAACCTAACCCAagtgaataaattaataaaatttgacgtcttatctcggaaataATGATGGACTACAAATCGTAAAATATTGCAATATTAACATGAACATGATCGCAACAAAAATTAATACAGTATCAATATGTAATATTGATTAAATTgacaattcattaaaaaaaactatttgctCAAATGAATTTAGCATGAGAAATAATTTACATATGGGTGTGTTTTAAATTTCGGATACTAATTAAGATAGCATCATTGGTTTAACCGCATATATTTAAAACACTAtacgtgattttatttttatattacacctttttttaattaaatgcatTTTCAATGGACCGAATAGTAATGATTTATATACATTTAAttcgttgatttttttattatgtcGTCACCTTCCGGCAATAAAACGTATGATGACGCAACTCACTGGCTTTTTTTGGCCACGCCTCTCTTTGTTACTGTGGAAACCGGTGAGATTGAGGGGGCCGTACTGTAGTTGCAAGTGAAGCGTTAAAACCTCCCGCTTTAGCTGCCAAAGGTTAGCCAAGCCCGCTAACCCAAACTAAACGCTTCGCTGTCCGCGGTATCGAAGACAATTCGCGACGATCAACCGGTGTTTTTATGGAATAACATCCCTCAGGTATAGTTTCTGCACCGTTATTCATTTCCAAAAGTCAGATTACTTGAGTTACCGTTTTACGACAGGTTAGCGTTTCTAGCCAACAAGTCAAATCGTTTCCTGCAGCTGGACTTGACTTATAAAAATGCTTTAATTCTTTTTGCTCTACCTGACAACTGCTAGTGTTAAATAAAGAGTAAATCAGAGCATGTCGTAACATCAACAGGTAGAGACAACCTACTAAAAACATGTCCCGACTGGAGCAACAATTTCCACTAATACCAATCATTCCAAGGTGGTGAAACATTAATTTAGGAGGTGCTATTTACGTACATATTGTTCTTTTCACGTTA is from Syngnathus scovelli strain Florida chromosome 9, RoL_Ssco_1.2, whole genome shotgun sequence and encodes:
- the gpr20 gene encoding G-protein coupled receptor 20, translating into MSVMITVNANSTPSWTVSNTSLVSHSDVSSVSNTSGMEAYLQKIAHLDEGLYKDFYGLWITLMVINFLIFLVGMVLNTLALYVFCFRTKQKSSSVIFTINLAVTDLLVNLSLPTRILLYYSGGACLTCSYLHVFSYFVNMYCSILFLTCICVDRYLAIVQVEASRRWRNCTVAKCVCVCVWLFAIVVTYSFLSTAFQHTGCFFSKLLFLTLTEFFLPLVVIVVFTLRIVWALSDQRLMQQSRKRRRRAIQLLTTVLIIFTVCFTPFHVRQVVVHFYPDMPHQAIVYHLTVTLSSLNSCMDPVVYCFVTNNFQATMRNIFRRAEAEQSSGDIISMQHSSKASGGEAATAVPNNVIMMSTIPSSPQKGTEGIHKL